One genomic window of Puniceicoccaceae bacterium includes the following:
- a CDS encoding serine hydrolase domain-containing protein yields the protein MHSIRSLCSAVRLISATVTLTISAFASQQLTQQPDLQVIGADSEAIAEMDALLQSFVDDGRLNCVSALVAKEGNVVYHKAFGWKDLENKIPARPDDYYVLFSQTKAITSVAFMLLVEQGRVSIDDPVSMYFPGIPNTVVTKVHEDGSYETRPAAQPMTFVHLLSHTSGLGAGLVREIRAAQGAPSGAPAGFGGPIPENPPAGQRTGGGNSESQTLEEEMLALAEYPLGFDPGERWEYHVSTNMLGYLIERISGQPLRDFVKEHILLPLGMEETDWYYEPEQLSRFVKPYRLEDGELKAATTLYSEATIRTPHSYAEGAIGLNGPIEDYAKFCQMLLNEGTYNGVRILKPETVRAMTRINRLPVDAENDNGFRFGLGFELHTHQKPVPAVSDLAFAWGGMFGTAYLIDPGHDLIALFYVNMIDQEALYPSFLEQAYQLVPTVQSPAPDNASSNPANVMIEDGGSGAYSAVATEREALPGMTLFQPANLDVFESNLTLPVLLWGNGACANTTQEHKNFLSEIASHGYLILAIGRLDQIHERDERSREPTHSGQLLEALDWILQQNRDPQSEYYGKIDTHHIAAMGMSCGGLQAIEISGDPRISTTIVCNSGVLPTPSPMPLMPSLDKDALLHFHGPVLYLMGGPSDIAYGNAMDDFARVNHVPIAMANLDVGHGGTYHEPHGGAYSPVALAWLDWHLKGQSSASQWFLDESKLREQDAGWTLETKGF from the coding sequence ATGCATTCCATTCGTTCCCTTTGTTCCGCAGTCCGTCTGATTTCCGCCACGGTCACGCTCACGATATCCGCTTTCGCTTCCCAGCAACTGACTCAGCAGCCAGATCTCCAGGTCATCGGGGCGGACTCCGAAGCCATCGCTGAGATGGATGCGTTGCTTCAGTCCTTTGTCGATGACGGACGCCTCAACTGTGTCAGCGCACTGGTGGCCAAGGAAGGGAATGTGGTCTATCACAAGGCATTTGGGTGGAAAGACCTGGAAAACAAAATCCCTGCCCGCCCTGACGACTACTACGTGCTTTTCTCTCAGACCAAAGCCATTACAAGCGTTGCGTTCATGCTGCTCGTAGAGCAAGGTCGAGTGTCGATTGATGATCCCGTCTCGATGTATTTCCCCGGTATTCCCAATACCGTTGTCACCAAAGTGCATGAAGATGGAAGCTATGAAACCCGCCCCGCTGCGCAACCCATGACTTTTGTTCACTTGTTGTCGCATACCTCGGGACTTGGAGCGGGACTGGTTCGTGAGATTCGTGCGGCGCAAGGTGCTCCGAGTGGAGCGCCTGCCGGGTTCGGAGGTCCGATTCCCGAGAATCCACCAGCTGGCCAGCGCACTGGTGGCGGAAATTCGGAATCGCAGACTCTCGAAGAGGAAATGCTCGCCCTCGCCGAGTATCCGCTCGGATTCGATCCCGGTGAGCGCTGGGAATACCACGTGAGCACCAATATGCTCGGTTATTTGATTGAGCGCATCTCAGGACAGCCGTTGAGGGATTTTGTCAAGGAGCACATCCTCCTACCACTGGGAATGGAGGAAACGGACTGGTACTACGAACCCGAGCAGCTCTCCCGCTTCGTCAAACCCTATCGATTGGAGGACGGAGAGTTGAAAGCTGCAACCACCCTCTACAGTGAGGCAACCATTCGCACGCCGCACTCGTACGCCGAAGGTGCCATCGGTTTGAATGGACCTATCGAAGATTATGCAAAATTCTGCCAGATGCTGCTCAACGAAGGAACTTACAATGGTGTTCGCATCCTGAAACCCGAAACCGTTCGAGCCATGACGCGCATCAACCGTCTACCAGTGGATGCAGAAAACGACAACGGGTTTCGCTTTGGACTGGGGTTTGAACTGCATACACACCAAAAGCCCGTACCTGCAGTTTCAGACCTTGCATTCGCTTGGGGTGGCATGTTCGGCACCGCCTATCTCATCGATCCGGGACATGATCTCATCGCCCTCTTCTACGTGAACATGATTGACCAGGAGGCACTCTACCCATCCTTTCTTGAACAGGCGTACCAGCTCGTCCCCACTGTTCAATCCCCCGCACCTGACAACGCATCCTCCAACCCGGCCAACGTCATGATCGAAGACGGTGGCAGCGGAGCCTATTCTGCAGTTGCTACCGAGCGCGAAGCACTCCCGGGCATGACCCTTTTTCAGCCAGCAAATCTTGATGTTTTTGAGAGTAACCTCACGCTCCCGGTCCTGTTGTGGGGAAACGGAGCCTGCGCCAACACCACTCAGGAGCACAAAAATTTTCTTTCCGAAATTGCCTCACACGGGTATCTGATTCTCGCTATCGGGAGACTTGATCAAATCCATGAACGCGACGAGCGCTCCCGCGAACCAACCCACTCCGGGCAGCTTCTCGAAGCGCTGGATTGGATCCTCCAGCAAAACCGAGATCCTCAAAGCGAGTATTACGGCAAAATCGACACCCATCACATTGCGGCCATGGGCATGTCCTGTGGTGGACTTCAGGCAATTGAAATTTCGGGAGATCCGCGCATCAGCACCACCATTGTCTGCAACAGCGGCGTTTTGCCTACCCCTTCTCCCATGCCCCTGATGCCATCACTCGACAAGGATGCATTACTGCACTTTCACGGCCCCGTGCTCTACCTCATGGGGGGTCCCTCTGATATAGCCTATGGAAACGCGATGGATGATTTCGCACGCGTGAATCACGTGCCCATTGCCATGGCCAACCTTGATGTGGGACATGGTGGCACCTACCACGAACCACATGGCGGCGCCTATTCCCCTGTTGCACTCGCTTGGCTCGACTGGCATCTCAAGGGTCAATCCAGCGCATCGCAATGGTTCCTCGATGAATCGAAGTTAAGGGAGCAAGATGCAGGGTGGACGTTGGAAACCAAAGGCTTCTGA
- a CDS encoding molybdenum cofactor biosysynthesis protein: MGVVVRMPFESTISQQMKVHHIYLSPRHNFVGRWGKGAAGQEMVEVEAVTCAAGRGLVGDRYFDHRPDYKGQITFFSMEVFAEMCRELALQWIRPSSVRRNVFVSGVDLNAFIGQTFEVQGLGFEGTESCAPCDWMELAVGEGARDFLEGRGGLRCRILSDGVLRCDA, encoded by the coding sequence ATGGGAGTAGTCGTTCGCATGCCATTTGAGTCTACCATTTCCCAGCAGATGAAGGTCCATCACATCTATCTCTCTCCCAGACACAATTTTGTCGGACGATGGGGCAAAGGCGCAGCTGGTCAGGAAATGGTCGAGGTGGAGGCTGTGACTTGCGCCGCAGGTCGTGGGTTGGTGGGTGATCGCTATTTTGACCATCGGCCTGACTATAAGGGGCAGATCACTTTTTTTTCCATGGAGGTGTTCGCTGAGATGTGCCGGGAATTGGCCTTGCAGTGGATTCGCCCCAGTTCCGTGCGCCGAAACGTGTTTGTTTCCGGGGTGGATCTCAATGCATTCATCGGCCAAACCTTCGAAGTTCAGGGACTTGGTTTCGAGGGGACCGAATCCTGCGCACCTTGTGACTGGATGGAACTTGCAGTTGGTGAAGGTGCCCGCGATTTTTTAGAAGGAAGGGGCGGACTTCGCTGCCGAATTCTCAGTGATGGAGTGCTGCGCTGTGATGCTTAG
- a CDS encoding molybdenum cofactor guanylyltransferase, with protein MLSGPLNGIVMAGGSSRRMGQNKALIEILGVPLLITQVLKLYALFEEQSSFEILVSVRQSGQLDLPEHARYVEDLRPDEGPLMGLYTCLQECAAGHVVVLGVDMPRMDAPTLRELIDQCEPGVGVVPVYRNSAFFEPLAAVYPVEILPMIGRWLDAGKRSLQELIPEAIREGLLKRFEIRPVDASRFMNVNCPKDWVDYGDGSG; from the coding sequence ATGCTTAGTGGACCTCTCAACGGAATCGTCATGGCGGGCGGAAGTTCCCGGCGCATGGGTCAAAACAAGGCGTTGATTGAAATCCTTGGTGTTCCCCTGCTGATCACTCAGGTTCTGAAACTCTATGCTCTGTTTGAGGAGCAGTCATCCTTTGAAATCCTTGTTTCGGTACGGCAGTCCGGACAACTCGATTTGCCTGAGCATGCACGATACGTGGAAGATCTGCGTCCGGATGAAGGTCCGCTGATGGGACTCTACACCTGTTTGCAGGAATGCGCGGCTGGACACGTTGTGGTGCTCGGTGTGGACATGCCACGAATGGATGCACCAACCCTGCGTGAGTTGATTGACCAGTGTGAACCGGGCGTTGGAGTGGTTCCTGTCTACCGAAACTCCGCATTTTTTGAACCTCTGGCAGCAGTGTATCCCGTTGAGATTTTACCGATGATCGGGCGATGGCTGGACGCGGGAAAGCGATCCCTGCAGGAGTTGATACCGGAGGCTATTCGAGAAGGCTTGCTCAAGCGCTTTGAAATTCGTCCTGTGGATGCATCCCGATTCATGAATGTGAACTGCCCGAAAGATTGGGTGGACTATGGGGACGGATCTGGCTAG
- a CDS encoding nucleoside phosphorylase: protein MVNDTLYHLGFGRSDLGDSPVKTALLSGDPGRALQIAEQSFEDTRCLSENRGLNSYLGTIDGRPVISATSGMGAPSLSIIVNELVQLGVTTIIRVGTSGSIQPYVKVGSVVVSSASLCLQGAALDIAPAEYPAVADPFLTVALSNAAERLAIPSHVGITASVDTFYEGQGRKGSANPNLLRRHHGMVEEFANLNVLNFEMEAGTLFKMAGAYGFRAACVCAIIAQRTDSEEVVMEHKDVAVSNAIQVAVEAIRLGMIPIRFNTGI, encoded by the coding sequence ATGGTTAATGACACGCTATATCATCTTGGATTTGGTCGATCTGACCTTGGTGATTCACCCGTAAAAACAGCACTGCTCTCGGGGGACCCGGGTCGGGCCTTACAGATTGCAGAGCAATCGTTTGAGGACACGCGATGTCTTTCGGAGAATCGCGGGTTGAACAGCTACCTCGGCACGATTGACGGTCGGCCAGTGATCTCGGCAACGAGCGGAATGGGAGCTCCGAGTCTTTCAATCATTGTCAATGAACTGGTGCAGTTGGGAGTGACGACGATCATCCGGGTGGGCACAAGTGGCTCCATCCAACCCTATGTGAAGGTGGGAAGTGTTGTGGTTTCGTCGGCATCTCTCTGCCTGCAGGGTGCTGCGCTTGACATCGCCCCGGCCGAATATCCCGCAGTCGCAGACCCTTTTCTGACCGTAGCACTTTCGAATGCGGCAGAACGCCTCGCCATTCCCTCGCATGTCGGCATCACGGCCAGTGTTGATACGTTCTATGAGGGGCAAGGGCGCAAGGGCAGCGCCAACCCCAATCTGCTTCGTCGCCACCATGGAATGGTTGAAGAATTCGCCAACCTCAATGTTCTGAATTTTGAGATGGAGGCGGGTACCCTTTTCAAAATGGCGGGGGCTTACGGATTTCGAGCAGCTTGTGTGTGTGCCATTATCGCGCAGCGCACGGATTCCGAGGAAGTGGTGATGGAACACAAAGATGTTGCTGTGTCGAATGCGATTCAGGTGGCTGTTGAGGCGATTCGCTTGGGTATGATACCGATTCGATTTAATACTGGCATTTAA
- a CDS encoding IS630 family transposase yields the protein MRRRRIGDAADRRKIKRLLKKNNPGWKQTRLTALKMAFSPDNPVSLIAESCGVGVTTVNRWIASYKDGGLDAALERGTDRNHRPSKANDEVLAYLEDGLEAQRWNTLVEATAELERRFERRFDYKTVWTWAKKCAGVLRVPRPVHEKRDPAQADAFKRRFLGILKNLPLRGDKPVKVWFADESRYGLLPNLRRVWTKKGHRPHKRWKSEYKWSYCYGAIDVVDGSTVFVQTPTVNLDWTEAFLLQIKSQYPEHEHIVVWDGAGFHPKDSYHEQVPADVHIVMLPPYSPELNPIERLWDLIQDHTSNKLWPNIERLDQVVALLLKDWWEDPGRVIRLVGNGWIRASANAS from the coding sequence ATGAGGAGACGACGAATCGGTGACGCAGCAGACCGCCGTAAGATCAAAAGACTGCTGAAGAAGAACAATCCGGGCTGGAAACAGACCCGTTTAACCGCGCTGAAGATGGCGTTCTCGCCTGATAATCCCGTGAGCCTGATCGCCGAGAGTTGCGGCGTGGGGGTGACGACAGTGAACCGCTGGATCGCAAGCTACAAGGATGGCGGTCTTGATGCGGCTCTGGAGCGTGGCACGGATCGCAACCATCGTCCGAGCAAAGCCAACGATGAAGTGCTGGCCTATCTGGAGGACGGGTTGGAGGCACAGCGCTGGAACACCCTTGTGGAAGCGACTGCAGAGCTTGAGCGTCGTTTTGAGCGTCGCTTCGACTACAAGACAGTCTGGACTTGGGCAAAAAAATGCGCGGGGGTGCTTCGGGTTCCCCGCCCCGTGCATGAGAAAAGGGACCCGGCCCAAGCGGATGCGTTCAAGCGCCGCTTCTTGGGCATCCTTAAAAACCTGCCTTTGAGAGGCGATAAGCCGGTGAAGGTCTGGTTTGCCGACGAGAGCCGCTACGGACTATTGCCGAACCTCCGGCGTGTCTGGACGAAGAAAGGCCATCGTCCCCACAAGCGCTGGAAAAGCGAATACAAATGGAGCTATTGCTACGGAGCGATCGACGTGGTCGACGGCAGCACAGTGTTTGTGCAAACCCCAACCGTTAATCTGGATTGGACGGAGGCTTTCCTACTGCAAATCAAATCCCAGTATCCCGAGCATGAGCATATCGTTGTCTGGGATGGTGCGGGCTTCCACCCGAAAGACAGCTACCATGAACAGGTGCCCGCCGATGTGCACATCGTGATGCTTCCGCCATACAGCCCGGAGTTGAACCCCATCGAAAGACTATGGGACCTGATTCAGGATCATACCTCGAACAAACTCTGGCCGAACATCGAAAGGCTCGACCAGGTTGTCGCACTTCTTCTGAAAGATTGGTGGGAAGATCCGGGACGGGTCATACGTTTGGTCGGTAACGGTTGGATACGCGCTTCAGCAAACGCTTCTTAA
- a CDS encoding alpha-glucuronidase family glycosyl hydrolase gives MTASHCPTPFSAMLRSSLLFVLLTNGFFQIFAEDGYDLWLRYDALPETHAFVSDAHVMGSVQVHGSSDTLEAAASELHTGLSGLLGTTYNHVGSPLHAGPVASLPAEIRDRVESRLTDLNDEGFLIARLHDLEAKPWVITGQRDIGVLYGAFAFLRSLQDGSISTHMAEPMLDQPRIQHRMLNHWDNLTRTTERVQSGQSIWEWFQLPDYVSPRYRDYARANASIGVNATVLTNVNANAVVLTPDFLVKTSAIADALRPYGIQTYLTARFSAPMEIGGLDTADPLDPGVQAWWNAKINEIYQHIPDFGGFLVKANSEGQPGPQDYGRSHADGANLLADALAPHGGIVIWRAFVYTHENTVDRHKQAYDEFVPLDGAFRKNVIIQVKNGAIDFMPREPFHPMFGAMPHTPLGLELQITQEYLGGAIHLAFLAPLFEEVLDADTYTSGEGSTVARIIEGAYSDVEHSMIAGVSNIGTDRNWTGHPLLQSNWYAFGRLAWDPGLPSEQIATEWIHQTFGSDEVIHQTLKPMLLESREAVVEYSMPLGLHHIMARGHHYGPGPWVEGGRPDWTSVYYHQASSHGIGFDRTASGSNALEQYSKTLQEQWSDPQTIPVELLLWFHHLPWDHPMPNGLTLWQEMGRYYQRGVDTVRSWLPQWQSLKPHIDAQRHHHVEVLLKRQEREAVEYKDACLTYFHSFHDHPWPKTAEPAEHGLDYYRSIHRHHVPGNPSEH, from the coding sequence ATGACTGCATCCCATTGCCCCACACCCTTCTCCGCCATGCTGCGAAGCAGCCTGCTGTTCGTTTTGCTTACGAACGGCTTTTTTCAGATCTTCGCCGAAGATGGGTATGACCTGTGGCTTCGCTACGACGCGCTGCCAGAAACCCATGCATTTGTCAGCGATGCACATGTAATGGGTAGTGTGCAGGTTCACGGAAGTTCCGACACACTCGAAGCGGCTGCGAGTGAACTCCACACCGGACTGTCAGGGTTGCTGGGTACGACCTATAACCATGTGGGGTCGCCGCTGCATGCGGGTCCGGTTGCATCACTCCCGGCTGAGATTCGTGACCGCGTGGAATCCCGGTTGACTGACCTGAATGACGAGGGATTTCTGATCGCTCGCCTTCACGATCTTGAGGCAAAACCATGGGTGATCACCGGGCAACGGGATATCGGAGTGCTGTATGGAGCCTTCGCATTTCTGCGTTCACTGCAGGACGGCAGCATATCAACCCACATGGCTGAACCCATGCTCGACCAACCCCGCATCCAACACCGCATGCTCAACCACTGGGACAACCTCACCCGTACCACTGAGCGCGTTCAGTCTGGGCAATCGATCTGGGAATGGTTTCAGCTGCCAGACTACGTTTCTCCCCGCTACCGGGATTACGCACGCGCGAACGCCTCCATCGGGGTGAATGCAACCGTTTTGACCAACGTGAATGCCAACGCGGTCGTGCTCACTCCTGATTTTCTTGTCAAAACTTCGGCCATTGCCGATGCACTGCGTCCGTACGGTATCCAGACCTATCTCACTGCCCGCTTCAGTGCTCCTATGGAGATTGGCGGACTCGACACTGCTGATCCGCTCGATCCTGGGGTGCAGGCGTGGTGGAATGCCAAAATCAACGAAATCTACCAGCACATTCCGGATTTTGGAGGATTTCTGGTAAAAGCAAACTCGGAAGGACAACCCGGCCCGCAAGACTACGGGCGCTCCCATGCCGACGGGGCCAATCTACTTGCCGATGCTCTGGCTCCTCACGGGGGAATCGTAATTTGGCGCGCCTTTGTCTATACGCACGAGAATACTGTCGACCGCCACAAACAGGCGTATGACGAATTCGTTCCACTGGATGGAGCATTCCGAAAAAACGTCATCATCCAGGTCAAGAATGGCGCGATCGATTTCATGCCGCGAGAACCCTTCCACCCCATGTTTGGGGCCATGCCTCATACTCCATTGGGGCTTGAGCTTCAAATCACGCAGGAGTACTTGGGAGGTGCAATTCACCTGGCATTTTTGGCACCACTTTTTGAGGAAGTGCTCGATGCCGATACCTATACTTCTGGAGAGGGTTCAACCGTTGCACGCATCATCGAAGGTGCCTACTCCGATGTGGAACACTCGATGATCGCAGGTGTATCCAACATTGGAACTGATCGCAACTGGACTGGTCACCCGTTGCTCCAGAGCAACTGGTACGCCTTCGGTCGCCTCGCCTGGGACCCCGGACTGCCCAGCGAGCAAATCGCAACCGAATGGATTCACCAGACCTTCGGTTCCGATGAAGTCATCCATCAAACTTTGAAACCGATGTTGCTCGAGTCCCGGGAGGCCGTCGTAGAGTATTCAATGCCACTGGGACTCCATCACATCATGGCACGGGGACATCACTACGGTCCCGGACCCTGGGTAGAAGGAGGTCGCCCCGACTGGACTTCGGTTTATTATCACCAAGCCAGTTCGCATGGCATTGGCTTTGACCGCACCGCATCGGGGTCTAACGCGCTTGAACAATACAGCAAGACCCTCCAGGAGCAGTGGTCCGATCCCCAAACTATACCGGTTGAACTGCTCCTGTGGTTCCACCATCTTCCATGGGACCACCCCATGCCCAACGGATTGACACTTTGGCAGGAAATGGGTCGCTACTATCAACGAGGGGTGGATACCGTGCGCAGCTGGTTACCGCAATGGCAGTCACTGAAACCCCACATTGACGCGCAGCGGCATCACCATGTGGAGGTATTGTTGAAGCGGCAGGAACGGGAGGCTGTGGAATACAAGGATGCCTGCCTTACCTATTTTCACTCCTTTCACGATCATCCCTGGCCGAAAACCGCAGAACCCGCGGAGCATGGACTCGACTACTACCGTTCCATTCACCGCCATCATGTTCCAGGAAATCCCTCAGAGCACTGA
- a CDS encoding MgtC/SapB family protein has protein sequence MLGETLRLFLFSLSLGALVGLVRQWADRSEIGEDGAAESSAGLRTYALWSFLGTLSVYCSVQFHSWTFPIVLTLFGSYLIVGYALEHTGKAGIGLTSYAAGLITFLMGAMVMWGELRVAVAIAAALGVLIAVKQSTHAFTRHIRPEDVRIALQFLVVTGLILPIVPNAGMGPADAINPYKIWWMVVLISGLGFAGYLGIRVLGANAGILMTGVAGGFASSTATTLALSRASRQMPELSTSLGLGILLACTIMFARVWAILLTLHSELAFLLILPFCLMAAPGVVTLLVVWIRGWDQGKIDTPELKNPLSLGVAIKFALLYAVIVLLVTLSREWSADKGLYLVSFLSGLTDMDAIALSLTDMVKQETVGLELAAKGIVIGAIANTLFKAGFAIYAGSKALRGVVFVGMGSMVLAGVAGWWML, from the coding sequence ATGCTTGGAGAAACGTTGCGCCTGTTCCTTTTTAGCCTCTCCCTGGGTGCGCTGGTAGGCTTAGTTCGCCAGTGGGCAGACCGATCTGAGATTGGAGAGGACGGTGCTGCGGAATCCAGTGCAGGACTGCGGACCTATGCCCTTTGGAGTTTTTTGGGAACATTGTCAGTGTACTGCAGTGTGCAATTCCATAGCTGGACGTTTCCCATCGTGCTGACACTGTTTGGGAGCTACCTCATCGTTGGTTACGCGCTTGAACATACCGGAAAGGCCGGGATCGGGTTGACCAGCTATGCGGCTGGGCTGATTACCTTTCTGATGGGGGCGATGGTGATGTGGGGAGAGCTTCGCGTTGCAGTTGCGATTGCGGCCGCGCTTGGGGTGTTGATTGCAGTGAAACAGTCGACCCATGCGTTCACCCGCCACATTCGTCCAGAAGATGTGCGCATCGCCCTGCAGTTTCTGGTCGTGACAGGTTTGATCCTTCCCATTGTGCCAAATGCGGGAATGGGTCCAGCAGACGCAATCAATCCCTACAAAATCTGGTGGATGGTCGTGCTGATTTCTGGATTGGGATTTGCCGGGTACCTGGGTATTCGGGTCCTGGGTGCCAATGCGGGCATCCTGATGACCGGGGTGGCAGGTGGGTTTGCGTCCAGCACAGCAACGACACTGGCACTATCCCGGGCGAGTCGGCAGATGCCGGAATTGTCAACCAGTCTGGGACTTGGCATTTTGCTCGCGTGCACCATCATGTTTGCGCGAGTTTGGGCGATTTTGCTGACCTTGCATTCCGAGCTGGCCTTTCTGCTGATCCTCCCGTTTTGCCTGATGGCCGCACCGGGTGTCGTGACGCTTCTGGTCGTATGGATCAGAGGGTGGGATCAAGGCAAGATCGATACCCCCGAATTGAAGAATCCATTAAGCCTCGGCGTCGCGATAAAATTTGCACTGCTTTATGCTGTGATCGTGTTGTTGGTGACGCTGTCGCGGGAATGGAGTGCCGACAAAGGGTTGTATTTGGTTTCGTTTCTATCGGGGTTGACGGATATGGATGCGATTGCGTTGTCCCTGACCGATATGGTGAAACAGGAAACGGTTGGCCTTGAACTCGCGGCAAAAGGCATCGTCATCGGTGCCATCGCAAACACGCTGTTCAAAGCAGGATTTGCGATTTATGCGGGTTCGAAAGCACTTCGCGGCGTTGTGTTCGTAGGCATGGGCAGCATGGTGCTGGCCGGTGTTGCAGGCTGGTGGATGCTGTGA
- a CDS encoding M50 family metallopeptidase, whose translation MIEFRLFRIPISIHWTFFLLTAFLGGALYAQAADDWFRVLLFMLAAIHSVLIHELGHALAGIKVGASQAVIQLHGMGGTASFPQQQFNRGKSILVTAAGPAASILLALLFLGISESSSGWLDLESRAGYFIGYFISVMVFINIFWSIINLMPILPLDGGQILRTVLGPRHLKLTCIIGFITLVILAILLWIYTRSLFNMVLMLILGSYTWRVWQQERQS comes from the coding sequence ATGATTGAATTCCGACTTTTCCGTATTCCCATTTCCATTCACTGGACGTTCTTTCTGCTCACCGCATTTCTGGGAGGTGCATTGTACGCACAAGCGGCTGACGACTGGTTTCGTGTGCTGCTCTTCATGCTCGCTGCAATTCACTCGGTTTTGATTCACGAACTCGGGCACGCGCTGGCTGGAATCAAGGTGGGGGCCAGTCAGGCGGTGATCCAACTGCATGGCATGGGGGGCACAGCCTCTTTCCCTCAGCAGCAATTCAATCGCGGCAAGAGCATTCTCGTCACAGCAGCCGGCCCCGCTGCGAGCATTTTGCTCGCCCTGCTCTTTCTCGGCATCAGCGAATCCAGCTCTGGATGGCTGGATCTGGAATCCCGTGCGGGCTACTTCATCGGGTATTTCATTTCGGTGATGGTGTTCATCAACATCTTCTGGTCCATCATCAATCTCATGCCCATTCTGCCGCTCGATGGTGGACAAATTCTCCGCACCGTTCTGGGTCCCCGTCACCTGAAACTCACCTGTATCATTGGTTTTATCACCCTGGTGATTCTGGCGATTCTGCTCTGGATCTACACCCGATCCCTCTTCAACATGGTGCTAATGCTCATTCTGGGAAGTTATACATGGCGCGTATGGCAACAAGAGCGACAATCGTAG